Part of the Streptomyces sp. WMMC500 genome is shown below.
CCGGCCGAGGTGATGTCCGGCCACCACGCCGTCTGGACCACGATCGTCTCCGGGCACTCCTTGCTCAGGTCCGTGGCGCCGCCGGCCTCGGCGGCCGGGGAGGCGCTGTTGTTGCCGTCGCCGTCACCGTCGTCGCTGTCGCCGCAGGCGGCCAGCACGGACAGCATCGCTACGGCGGCGGCGAGGGGGACCGCCCTTCTACGCACGTGGTGCAGAGACATGTGAGATCCAGTGACGATCGGGCGGCCGGGGGCCGGTCGGGCTGACGGGGATGCCGGACTGACTGATGCCTGATCATAGACATGCCTGCCGCGCGTGTGTTCGGCGCGGGCGCCGGTCGAGTTCCTTTTGCAACATGGGCGTTGGCCCTACGGAACACCCGGTTCCGCACGGGCCGGCGGGGGCGGGCCGGTCAGCCCCGCCAGTCGCCGACGCCGTCCCACGCGGCCTCCAGCTCGCGGGCGTGCGCCTGGCCCAGTTCGGCCCGCACCGCGGCGTGCGCGGAGAGCATCCTCTGCTTGCCGCCCGCCTCGTGGAGTTCGGCGCCGATCTCCCGGGTGCGCCCGTCCTTGCCCGCGTGCACGGACAGAAAGCCCCGCCCGCGGCCGATCTCGCACAACTCGTCCACCAGCACCCGGGTCCGGTACGCGGGGTCGTTCTCCCTGCGGCGGCGCTCCCAGGGCGGGGTGTCGACTCCCCCGCCCGGGCGGAGGCCCGACTCCACCCGGCGCCGGACGGACGCGGGCAGGGTCCGCTTCCACGCCTCCTCCGACCGGCGATCGCGCCGGTCGAGGGCGAAGGCGGCGAGGTTCAGGGCGGCGGTGATCCCGCCGATGACGACCACGACGATCAGCCACGTCGGCATGCCGTTCCCTCCCCGTCCGCGCCGGCCCGGACCGGCGCGCTCCTTCGGGTGCCCCTACCCCGGGGCGGACGACCCTACCGGCGCCGCCGGCCGCCGGCGCGGCGGGCCCGCGTCCGGTCCGGGAACGCGGGCGGCCCGGGCCGGGCGGCGCACCGCGAGAGCGCGCCGACGCACGGGCCCGGGCCGGACCACGCCGCTAGAACGTCACGTCGCTGCAGAAGAAGTAGATCTGGTCCGCGTGCGACGCCTTCCAGATGGTGAAGACGATGTGGTGGCCGCTGCGGCCGGGTGCGCTGGCGTCCGCGGTGTAGTGGTTGGCGGGACCGTACGGGCCGGCGGTGGCCACGCGCTCCAGGTCGCCCCAGTCCAGTGCGTCGGTCTGCGCGTCGTAGCCCTGCCGGGTCACGTAGACGTAGAGATAGTCCGCGCCGTGGTACGCCTGGTCGAGGACGTCGACGGTGAAGTTCGTGCCGATCGCGGAGGTCTTCCACGGGCCGGGGGTGTCCATGGAGTCGTAGCGGCCGTCCTGGGTCCGGCCGGCGCTGCAGAGCTGGTTGTCGGGGATGTGGGTCGGGAAGTCACCGCCGGTGCCCTCGCGGTAGAGGCCGTTCCAGTTCCACATGCCGTTGGTGTCGTGCTGCCACGCCTGCCAGCACATGGGGTCCTGCTGCTGCATGTCCGGGTTCTGGAAGTCGTCTCCCCAGCGCTGCCAGCAGCCGTAGTTGCGGGAGACGGGGTCGGCGGCGGAGCCGTGGGCCCCGGCCGTACCGCCGGTCCAGGGCGTCAGCAGGAGCGCGGCGGCGGCAAGGACGGTCAGGAGGGCGCGGACGGGCAGACTCCGCGCGTCGGTGCGATCGTT
Proteins encoded:
- a CDS encoding lytic polysaccharide monooxygenase auxiliary activity family 9 protein, translated to MSSLPNDRTDARSLPVRALLTVLAAAALLLTPWTGGTAGAHGSAADPVSRNYGCWQRWGDDFQNPDMQQQDPMCWQAWQHDTNGMWNWNGLYREGTGGDFPTHIPDNQLCSAGRTQDGRYDSMDTPGPWKTSAIGTNFTVDVLDQAYHGADYLYVYVTRQGYDAQTDALDWGDLERVATAGPYGPANHYTADASAPGRSGHHIVFTIWKASHADQIYFFCSDVTF